The Photobacterium sanguinicancri genome includes the window TATCATTACTTGGCTGAATCTGTGCGCAGATACCTACGCCGAGAACCAAGACTTTTTAACGGATTTAGACCGAGACATCGGCGACGCCGACCATGGTCTGAACATGAACCGTGGTTTTACTAAAGTACGTGAAACGTTACCGAAAGTGGCAGAACAGAATATCGCGGCCATTTTGAAAAATACCGGTATGACGTTGCTATCAAGTATTGGCGGCGCGAGTGGCCCGCTATATGGCACGTTATTTATTCGCATGTCTGCTTCTGTGGGCGCCCGTGAAGTCTTGAGCTTTGAAGAGCTGGTAGACGATCTTAAAAGTGGTGTCGATGGTGTCGTTTCTCGTGGTAAAGCGGAGCTAGGCGACAAGACGATGTGTGATGTTTGGTTGCCAGTGTTACAGCACCTTAAAGCAGCGTTAGAGCAAGGCGCCAGTGGTGATCACTTGTTGGATGAGATGATCGAAATCGCTGAAAAAAGTACCGTTTCAACTATCGAAATGCGGGCTAAAAAAGGACGTGCGAGTTACTTAGGTGAGCGGAGTATTGGTCATCAAGATCCGGGGGCGACGTCATCTTTGTTAATGATCAAAGCGTTGAAACAAGCCATTACAGGGTGCTAAACCATGGTGGGTATTGTTGTAGTTTCGCACAGTATATTACTGGCGCAAGGCGTGGTCGAATTGGCCACGCAAATGACCCAAGGCAAGGCTAATATTGCGATTGCCGCAGGAGTCGATGACCCTGAAA containing:
- the dhaL gene encoding dihydroxyacetone kinase subunit DhaL, translating into MAMQIEKQHIITWLNLCADTYAENQDFLTDLDRDIGDADHGLNMNRGFTKVRETLPKVAEQNIAAILKNTGMTLLSSIGGASGPLYGTLFIRMSASVGAREVLSFEELVDDLKSGVDGVVSRGKAELGDKTMCDVWLPVLQHLKAALEQGASGDHLLDEMIEIAEKSTVSTIEMRAKKGRASYLGERSIGHQDPGATSSLLMIKALKQAITGC